A single genomic interval of Streptomyces sp. BA2 harbors:
- a CDS encoding ABC transporter ATP-binding protein, whose translation MIRFEDVSVTYEGVAEPTVRGVDLAVPEGELVLLVGPSGVGKSTLLGTVSGLVPHFTGGTLRGRVTVAGRDTRTHKPRELADVVGTVGQDPLSHFVTDTVEDELAYGMESLGIAPDVMRRRVEETLDLLGLADLRDRPIATLSGGQQQRVAIGSVLTPHPEVLVLDEPTSALDPAAAEEVLAVLQRLVHDLGTTVLMAEHRLERVVQYADQVLLLTAPGEPPVLGDPAELMARSPVYPPVVGLGRIAGWSPLPLTVRDARRRAGALRERLAGAEPREEGEGVAVRPASGRPSLFRRTKKTDAPEAPAADVSGLAVRRGRVEALRRVDLTVRAGETVALMGRNGAGKSTLLSTLVGVLEPASGSVRVGGAVPHRTGPRELIRHVGLVPQEPRDLLYADTVAAECAAADHDASAAPGTCRALVTELLPGIADDTHPRDLSEGQRLTLALAIVLTARPPLLLLDEPTRGLDYAAKARLVTLLRGLAAEGHAIVLATHDVELAAELAHRVAILADGEIVADGPTPDIVVSSPSFAPQTTKILAPQKWLTVSEVRDALDCGGGPA comes from the coding sequence ATGATCCGCTTCGAGGATGTCTCCGTGACGTACGAAGGGGTCGCCGAGCCCACCGTGCGCGGGGTCGATCTCGCCGTGCCCGAGGGCGAGTTGGTGCTTCTCGTCGGGCCTTCCGGGGTCGGCAAGTCGACGCTGCTCGGCACGGTGAGCGGGCTCGTGCCGCACTTCACCGGGGGCACGCTGCGGGGCCGTGTGACGGTGGCGGGGCGCGACACCCGTACGCACAAGCCGCGTGAACTCGCCGACGTCGTCGGCACGGTGGGCCAGGATCCGCTCTCGCACTTCGTGACGGACACGGTCGAGGACGAGCTGGCGTACGGGATGGAGTCGCTCGGGATCGCGCCCGACGTGATGCGCCGCCGGGTCGAGGAGACCCTGGACCTCCTTGGCCTCGCCGATCTGCGCGACCGCCCCATCGCCACGCTCTCCGGCGGCCAGCAGCAGCGCGTCGCCATCGGGTCGGTGCTCACGCCGCACCCCGAGGTCCTCGTCCTCGACGAACCGACGTCGGCGCTCGACCCGGCCGCCGCCGAGGAGGTACTCGCCGTACTGCAGCGACTCGTGCACGACCTGGGCACGACGGTCCTGATGGCCGAGCACCGCCTGGAGCGTGTAGTGCAGTACGCGGACCAGGTGCTGCTGCTCACGGCGCCGGGCGAGCCGCCCGTCCTCGGGGATCCCGCCGAGCTGATGGCCCGCTCGCCGGTCTACCCGCCGGTGGTGGGCCTCGGCCGCATCGCGGGCTGGTCCCCGCTGCCGCTGACGGTGCGGGACGCGCGGCGCAGGGCGGGTGCGCTGCGGGAGCGTCTGGCCGGGGCCGAGCCCCGGGAGGAGGGCGAGGGAGTGGCCGTACGTCCGGCGTCGGGTCGGCCGAGCCTCTTCCGGCGTACGAAGAAGACGGATGCCCCGGAGGCACCGGCCGCCGACGTTTCCGGTCTGGCCGTCCGCCGGGGCCGGGTGGAGGCCCTGCGGCGCGTGGACCTCACCGTCCGCGCGGGAGAGACGGTGGCTCTGATGGGTCGCAACGGCGCCGGGAAGTCCACGCTCCTCTCGACCCTGGTGGGCGTGCTCGAACCGGCGTCGGGCTCGGTCCGCGTCGGCGGCGCGGTCCCGCACCGCACAGGCCCGCGCGAGCTGATCCGGCACGTGGGCCTGGTCCCCCAGGAGCCTCGGGACCTCCTCTACGCGGACACGGTGGCCGCCGAGTGCGCGGCGGCCGACCATGACGCGTCGGCCGCTCCGGGCACCTGCCGCGCGCTGGTCACCGAGCTGCTGCCGGGCATCGCGGACGATACGCACCCCCGCGACCTCTCCGAGGGCCAGCGCCTCACCCTGGCCCTGGCGATCGTCCTGACGGCCCGCCCGCCGCTGCTCCTCCTCGACGAGCCGACCCGTGGCCTCGACTACGCGGCCAAGGCCCGCCTGGTGACGCTCCTGCGCGGCCTGGCCGCCGAGGGCCACGCGATCGTCCTCGCCACGCACGACGTGGAGCTGGCGGCGGAACTGGCCCACCGGGTGGCGATCCTCGCCGACGGGGAGATCGTCGCCGACGGC